The Streptomyces tendae DNA segment AGAAGGCGATCTCCTCGCCGTCCGGGCCGGGGACCGCGATCACCGGGGTGCCGACCTCCTGGCCCACCTTCTCGATACCCTCCTTGTGGGAGGCGCGCAGCTGCGGCTCGTAGGGCGTGGAGTCCCAGTGGTCCATGAGGGAGTCGGGCAGGCCGACGTCCTTCAGCGCCGCGGCGACCGTCTCCTTGCCCGGACCCTCGCCCTGGTTGTGGATACGGGTGCCGAGGGCGGTGTAGAGGTCGCCGAGCACCTGCGGGCCGTGCTCCTCCTGCGCCGCGATGACCACGCGCACCGGACCCCAGGCCTTCACCTCGAGCATCTCGCGGTACTCCGCGGGCAGCTCGTCCAGCTTGTC contains these protein-coding regions:
- a CDS encoding DsbA family protein — protein: MSDKSPATPVDFWFDPLCPWAWMTSRWVLEVQKQRDLDVRWHLMSLAVLNEDKLDELPAEYREMLEVKAWGPVRVVIAAQEEHGPQVLGDLYTALGTRIHNQGEGPGKETVAAALKDVGLPDSLMDHWDSTPYEPQLRASHKEGIEKVGQEVGTPVIAVPGPDGEEIAFFGPVVTPAPQGDEAVRLWDGTLAVASVPGFYEIKRTRTKGPDFSNL